A window of the Bacillus andreraoultii genome harbors these coding sequences:
- a CDS encoding thioredoxin family protein, whose translation MKKIVIFLGIIIVIFVAIGFLNQTQNNDDYYKNTISPNELEDKLKDGESTTVYFYSPECTYCNKATPVVVPLTKELNIDLQMYDVLENERGWDDYHLEGTPTIIHFEDGQEVARFDGYAKKEEYEQWFKEHVLK comes from the coding sequence TTGAAAAAAATCGTTATCTTTTTAGGAATAATTATTGTTATTTTTGTCGCCATTGGTTTTTTAAATCAAACACAAAATAATGATGATTATTATAAAAACACAATCTCACCTAATGAATTAGAAGATAAACTGAAAGATGGTGAATCAACAACGGTTTATTTTTATAGTCCGGAATGTACATACTGTAATAAAGCGACACCAGTTGTTGTCCCTTTAACGAAGGAATTAAATATTGATTTACAAATGTATGATGTACTTGAAAATGAAAGAGGTTGGGATGATTATCATTTAGAAGGGACACCGACAATTATTCATTTTGAAGATGGACAAGAAGTGGCGCGTTTCGATGGGTATGCCAAAAAAGAAGAATATGAACAATGGTTTAAAGAACATGTGTTAAAATAA
- a CDS encoding SLOG family protein: MIKRLVITGYKPHELGIFNPNHPGIPYIKKAIKKQLIPLLEEGLEWVLLSGQLGVETWAAEVIWDLQMDYPELKYAVITPFLDQEKNWNEDKREKYEEILMNADFHSTITNKPYKGPWQFIEKNKFFIRNSDALLAVYDDEKAGSPQFILKVAKMYAEEHNYELILINAYDLQVLIEEDMYSDGSA, from the coding sequence GTGATTAAACGTTTAGTGATCACAGGATATAAGCCCCACGAGTTAGGAATATTTAACCCCAATCATCCAGGTATTCCATATATAAAAAAGGCGATTAAGAAACAGTTAATTCCACTACTAGAAGAGGGGCTTGAATGGGTTCTTCTGAGTGGACAATTAGGTGTTGAAACATGGGCTGCAGAAGTAATTTGGGATTTACAAATGGATTATCCAGAACTAAAATATGCTGTAATCACCCCATTTCTTGACCAAGAAAAGAATTGGAATGAAGATAAGCGAGAGAAATACGAAGAAATTTTAATGAATGCAGATTTTCATTCGACAATTACGAATAAACCATATAAAGGACCTTGGCAATTTATTGAGAAAAACAAATTTTTTATTCGAAACTCAGACGCTTTACTTGCCGTTTATGATGATGAAAAAGCCGGTTCGCCACAATTTATATTAAAAGTAGCAAAAATGTACGCGGAAGAACATAATTACGAGTTGATATTAATTAACGCATATGATTTACAAGTTTTAATAGAAGAAGATATGTATAGTGATGGGTCAGCTTAA
- a CDS encoding YhcU family protein has protein sequence MKIVYASTSEQEKKINSLVEYFYSTILPKYFSDKDINQFIQMNLLNVSGSNELSGTLKEAYQIISSLETICFLIESKSLREDKYQEMFDKNVHILNHLGLSFPFSYEQFLSEKNVSMEMGSIHVKAANQWLV, from the coding sequence TTGAAGATTGTATATGCTTCAACCTCGGAGCAAGAGAAAAAAATTAATTCTTTAGTTGAGTATTTTTACTCTACTATTTTACCAAAGTATTTTAGCGATAAGGACATCAATCAGTTTATTCAAATGAATTTATTGAATGTTAGCGGTTCAAATGAGTTGTCTGGAACGTTAAAAGAAGCGTACCAAATTATTTCAAGTTTGGAAACGATTTGTTTTCTTATCGAATCAAAGAGCCTCAGAGAAGATAAGTATCAAGAGATGTTTGATAAAAATGTTCACATATTAAACCATCTTGGCTTATCATTTCCGTTTTCATACGAACAATTCCTTAGTGAAAAAAATGTATCAATGGAAATGGGAAGTATCCACGTAAAGGCTGCGAATCAATGGTTAGTATAG
- a CDS encoding RluA family pseudouridine synthase, producing the protein MVQTKKVNNHLQLIIPDDWDGLTIEQLLKEVWQLPKKRIHQLRMDKAIGMNERIVPFSEVIHSGDCMLIENIFNEHHANFSRTKKDIQFLYEDDFLLIANKPAGILTHPNTRDETNTLTNGIVSYLQEKNERGKVQHVHRLDKDTSGAILFAKSSFVGSILDRMLEERRIKRTYTAVVHGKFEKMRGTIQAPIGRNRHHPTRRRVSKNGQDAITHYQVISFDARNNQSQILCRLDTGRTHQIRVHLSHIGHPLLGDVLYGGQPVFYRQALHAKYLSFTHPLTLEKVQVEASYLDDFPDLLGEK; encoded by the coding sequence ATGGTTCAGACAAAAAAAGTGAATAATCATTTGCAATTAATCATTCCAGACGATTGGGATGGCTTGACAATTGAACAATTACTTAAAGAAGTGTGGCAACTACCAAAGAAAAGGATTCACCAGTTGCGCATGGATAAAGCGATTGGAATGAATGAACGCATTGTTCCTTTTTCAGAAGTAATCCATTCAGGTGATTGTATGTTGATTGAAAATATTTTTAATGAACATCATGCTAATTTTTCTCGTACAAAAAAAGACATTCAATTTTTGTATGAAGATGATTTTTTGTTAATTGCAAATAAACCAGCTGGCATATTAACCCATCCAAACACACGAGATGAGACAAACACATTGACGAACGGGATTGTATCGTATTTACAAGAAAAAAACGAACGCGGGAAGGTGCAACACGTTCATCGTCTCGATAAAGATACAAGTGGTGCAATTTTATTTGCAAAGTCTTCATTTGTCGGTAGCATCCTTGATCGAATGTTGGAGGAACGGCGGATAAAACGAACGTATACAGCCGTTGTTCACGGTAAGTTTGAGAAAATGAGAGGAACAATACAAGCTCCGATTGGTCGCAATCGACATCATCCAACGAGAAGACGGGTTTCGAAAAATGGTCAAGACGCGATTACCCATTATCAAGTGATTTCCTTTGATGCAAGGAATAATCAGAGCCAAATTCTTTGCCGACTCGATACTGGTCGTACCCATCAAATTCGGGTTCATCTGAGCCATATTGGTCATCCCCTACTCGGCGATGTGCTGTATGGAGGCCAACCCGTTTTTTACCGTCAAGCGTTACATGCAAAATATTTATCTTTCACCCATCCGTTGACACTAGAAAAAGTACAAGTGGAGGCATCTTATTTAGATGATTTTCCAGATTTATTAGGTGAAAAATAA
- a CDS encoding aldo/keto reductase, whose translation MKKSLQGTTTLHNGVKMPYFGLGVYKVEDGNEVIQTVKTALEVGYRAIDTAALYNNEEGVGQAIKESGIPREDLFITTKVWNTDQGYDNTLKAFDTSMKKLGLDYLDLYLIHWPGKDKYVETWHALEKLYKDGRVRAIGVSNFHIHHLQKLMEQSDEKPVINQVELHPYLSQKELITFCQNEGIAVEAWSPLGRGRLLNDPTLVEIGKKYGKTAAQVTLRWHLQNEVIVIPKSVTPSRIKENAEIFDFELTEEEMKKIDSLNKNERTGKDPDEFLF comes from the coding sequence ATGAAGAAATCTTTACAAGGAACAACAACATTACATAATGGAGTGAAAATGCCATACTTTGGACTTGGTGTTTATAAAGTTGAAGATGGAAACGAAGTCATTCAGACCGTAAAAACAGCTTTAGAAGTTGGCTACCGAGCGATTGATACAGCCGCTCTGTACAATAATGAAGAGGGTGTCGGACAAGCAATTAAAGAAAGCGGTATTCCTCGAGAAGACCTCTTTATTACAACAAAAGTTTGGAATACAGATCAAGGTTATGATAATACATTAAAAGCGTTCGATACAAGTATGAAAAAACTGGGCCTTGATTACCTTGATTTATATTTAATCCACTGGCCAGGTAAAGATAAATATGTTGAAACTTGGCATGCGTTGGAAAAATTGTATAAGGATGGTCGTGTCCGGGCAATCGGAGTAAGCAACTTCCATATCCATCATTTACAAAAACTAATGGAACAGTCGGATGAAAAACCTGTAATTAATCAAGTAGAGCTACACCCGTATTTATCACAAAAAGAATTAATTACGTTTTGCCAAAACGAGGGGATTGCTGTTGAAGCATGGAGTCCACTAGGTCGAGGGCGGTTACTAAATGATCCAACATTAGTAGAAATTGGGAAGAAATACGGAAAAACAGCTGCGCAAGTAACTCTACGTTGGCACTTACAAAATGAAGTCATTGTTATTCCAAAATCCGTTACACCGTCAAGAATTAAAGAGAACGCAGAGATTTTTGATTTTGAATTAACAGAAGAAGAAATGAAAAAAATTGATTCATTAAATAAAAATGAACGAACTGGAAAAGATCCGGATGAGTTTCTTTTCTAA
- a CDS encoding DNA topoisomerase III, producing the protein MKLIIAEKPDQARTLASVFKNKKGQGYIEILPNDLFPHGAFITWAIGHLCELVPPEKYNPEWKKWTLNTLPMIPSQFQYQVTKDKAKQFNIIKNLVHDSRVTEIIHAGDAGREGELIVRNILRLTKARQPMKRLWISSLTPKAIQEGFRHLLDETETKNLYFEAYTRACSDWIVGMNASRLYSILLKEKGFSDVFSVGRVQTPTLALIVKRELEIEQFVSEPFWEVVAEFLMNGKKYKGKWELDGDSRIKTAEMATNIAKFCQGKDAAIQNIKRENKEFQPPMLYNLSALQAEANRLFKFPPKKTLDVLQGLYQKGIVSYPRSDSRYVTPGEADMFPDILQKIAHLSNYAEFFPLPVASIRNNKRYVNEKKVTDHYAIIPTEQVKDPSKLSADEQKLYDLIIRSLLAAHYEKAIYEYTTVTTLVDGRATFLSKGKVQVSEGWRKVIPTNEKEKEPELPLLEKGETGTVKKVEVKESKTQPPKRYTEGQLITLMKTAGKHIEDKELEKVLLQTEGLGTEATRAGIITMLKSRKYIEIKRNLVYATAKAKILITAIGKELLASPEMTAKWEQRLKEISEGKANAKQFIELTNKMITHLVAETTKQAVEWTFDANIVEDFVPREYKKGKVPPRKLGTCKFCDGQVVDKGSFYGCTNYQKNKCNFTISKKILGKSITQTQVKKLLADGVTDEIKGFKSKEKEFSAKLVWDVQEKRIKFVF; encoded by the coding sequence ATGAAGTTAATTATCGCGGAAAAACCAGACCAAGCAAGAACACTCGCTTCTGTTTTTAAAAACAAAAAAGGACAAGGATATATTGAAATCTTACCAAACGATCTTTTTCCCCATGGTGCCTTTATCACATGGGCTATCGGTCATCTATGTGAGCTCGTTCCCCCTGAAAAATATAACCCCGAATGGAAAAAATGGACATTAAACACGTTACCGATGATTCCATCCCAATTTCAATACCAAGTAACAAAAGATAAAGCAAAACAATTCAATATCATAAAAAATTTAGTCCATGATTCCCGCGTCACCGAGATCATTCATGCTGGAGATGCTGGACGTGAAGGTGAGTTAATTGTTCGCAATATATTACGGCTTACAAAGGCGCGACAACCAATGAAACGCCTTTGGATTTCTTCCTTAACCCCAAAAGCGATTCAAGAAGGGTTTCGTCATCTACTCGATGAAACGGAGACGAAAAATTTATATTTCGAAGCCTATACTCGAGCTTGTAGTGACTGGATTGTTGGAATGAATGCGTCACGGTTATATAGTATTTTATTAAAAGAAAAAGGATTTTCCGATGTGTTTTCAGTTGGGCGTGTGCAAACCCCAACACTCGCTTTAATTGTGAAACGAGAACTAGAAATTGAGCAATTTGTATCTGAGCCTTTTTGGGAAGTCGTTGCTGAATTTTTAATGAATGGAAAAAAATATAAAGGAAAATGGGAGCTTGACGGTGATTCACGAATTAAAACAGCTGAAATGGCGACTAATATCGCAAAGTTTTGCCAAGGGAAGGATGCCGCAATTCAAAACATTAAACGGGAGAATAAAGAATTTCAACCACCAATGTTATATAATTTATCCGCATTGCAAGCTGAAGCGAACCGATTATTTAAGTTTCCACCGAAAAAAACACTTGATGTATTACAAGGTTTATACCAAAAAGGAATCGTCTCCTACCCGCGGTCTGATTCACGTTACGTAACACCTGGGGAGGCCGATATGTTCCCAGACATTTTGCAGAAAATAGCTCATCTATCAAACTATGCGGAATTTTTCCCATTGCCAGTGGCTTCCATTCGTAATAATAAACGGTATGTGAATGAGAAAAAAGTAACCGATCACTATGCGATTATTCCAACTGAACAAGTAAAAGATCCGAGTAAGTTAAGTGCTGATGAGCAGAAACTATATGATTTAATTATTCGAAGTTTACTTGCTGCACATTATGAAAAAGCTATTTATGAATATACGACAGTCACTACACTTGTCGATGGACGAGCGACTTTTTTATCAAAAGGAAAAGTACAAGTGTCAGAAGGTTGGCGGAAAGTTATTCCAACGAATGAGAAGGAAAAAGAACCGGAATTACCGTTATTGGAAAAAGGAGAAACAGGTACGGTTAAAAAAGTTGAAGTAAAAGAAAGTAAAACACAACCTCCAAAGCGGTATACAGAAGGACAGTTAATCACTTTAATGAAAACAGCAGGAAAACATATCGAGGATAAAGAGCTGGAAAAAGTACTGTTGCAAACAGAAGGACTTGGAACAGAAGCAACTCGTGCTGGGATCATCACTATGTTAAAGTCTCGAAAATATATTGAGATTAAACGAAATCTCGTTTACGCAACAGCAAAAGCAAAAATTTTAATTACAGCAATTGGTAAGGAACTTTTAGCCTCTCCAGAAATGACGGCAAAATGGGAACAGCGATTAAAGGAGATTTCCGAGGGGAAAGCAAACGCGAAACAGTTTATTGAATTGACGAATAAGATGATTACTCACCTTGTCGCAGAGACGACCAAACAAGCAGTGGAATGGACATTTGACGCAAATATTGTTGAAGATTTCGTTCCTCGTGAATATAAAAAAGGAAAGGTTCCCCCAAGAAAACTAGGTACTTGTAAATTTTGTGATGGACAAGTAGTCGATAAAGGTAGCTTTTATGGTTGTACGAACTACCAGAAGAATAAATGTAATTTTACCATTTCCAAAAAAATTCTCGGTAAAAGTATTACACAAACCCAAGTGAAAAAATTATTGGCAGACGGTGTAACTGATGAAATTAAAGGATTTAAAAGTAAAGAAAAAGAATTCTCCGCAAAACTCGTATGGGACGTGCAGGAAAAACGAATAAAGTTTGTGTTTTAG
- a CDS encoding DUF4306 domain-containing protein, translated as MLTRYEGSNIIYDSLEWEKSTPFTNMQDIHIISGSEISQLDYFVYAAKFYPLFPALMFISVLYIYALVVFILKKRKYQFAFVLSIIGIISLSFVGYILYKPSTYGGRILFMLTMIGIMAYIMISLFIYVQVRKNGKILVN; from the coding sequence TTGTTAACTAGGTACGAAGGGAGTAATATCATTTATGATTCTCTTGAATGGGAAAAATCAACTCCTTTTACCAATATGCAAGACATTCATATTATAAGCGGTAGCGAGATTAGCCAACTTGATTATTTTGTATATGCAGCTAAATTTTATCCGCTTTTCCCTGCACTCATGTTTATCAGTGTTCTTTATATCTATGCATTGGTAGTTTTTATTTTAAAAAAAAGAAAATACCAATTTGCTTTTGTCTTATCAATAATCGGCATCATTTCACTAAGTTTTGTAGGGTACATCCTATATAAACCTTCAACATACGGTGGAAGGATTTTATTTATGCTGACAATGATTGGAATAATGGCCTATATCATGATTAGTTTGTTTATCTATGTACAAGTAAGAAAGAATGGGAAGATACTGGTGAATTAA
- a CDS encoding nucleotidyltransferase domain-containing protein: MNYSTFPWLEERTILLSVSGSYAYGTNIDTSDRDYKGICIPPIDYYFGLKGFNEYNSSGGKNFRNTKDDVDITISHLVKFAQDAMKGVPNNIELLFMRDCDYVKLTDAGRKLIGARQLFLSKLIYPKFAGYARSQMEKLKKGYTSESEYDFKSFMHTIRLLTSAIEILETGDFRTYRPNRKELLDCRLGKYTFSEAVKLIELYDNQLKEVNATSKLRDTPDEEAINHLLIEIHEDVFMRDKNFNQ; this comes from the coding sequence TTGAACTATTCAACTTTCCCTTGGTTAGAAGAGCGAACGATTCTTCTTTCTGTATCAGGCAGTTATGCGTACGGGACAAATATCGATACGTCTGATCGAGATTATAAAGGGATTTGCATTCCTCCGATTGATTATTATTTTGGTTTAAAAGGTTTTAATGAGTATAATTCTAGTGGTGGAAAAAACTTTCGTAATACAAAAGATGATGTCGATATAACCATTTCGCACCTCGTAAAATTTGCTCAAGATGCGATGAAAGGCGTACCGAATAATATTGAACTTCTTTTTATGCGTGATTGTGATTATGTGAAATTAACTGATGCTGGACGGAAGCTAATTGGAGCACGACAGTTGTTTTTATCGAAACTCATTTACCCGAAATTTGCTGGTTATGCACGTTCGCAAATGGAGAAATTGAAAAAGGGATATACGAGTGAATCTGAATATGATTTCAAATCGTTTATGCATACGATTCGACTGTTAACGAGCGCAATTGAAATTTTAGAAACAGGAGATTTTCGTACGTATCGGCCAAATCGAAAGGAACTACTTGACTGTCGTTTAGGTAAATATACTTTTTCAGAAGCAGTAAAATTAATAGAGCTGTATGATAATCAGTTAAAGGAAGTTAATGCGACATCCAAACTACGTGACACACCAGATGAGGAGGCAATCAATCATTTATTAATTGAGATACATGAGGATGTCTTTATGAGGGATAAAAATTTTAATCAGTAA
- a CDS encoding lactonase family protein, translating into MNTKWTGYIGTYTKGESEGIYSFVLDTEKEEIVNVKLVAKLANPTYVAVTKDNQFLYAVAKDGESGGVVGYQINEETQELKMLNKQISEGSAPCYVATNSDQTVLVAAYYHRGTVESYTLDHQGLLSERKSNMAHIGSGPNKERQEKPHAHYIDFTPNEQFVAAIDLGADQLITYEVNDGKLKKRQALTLQAGCGPRHLTFHPNGRFAYLMTELSSEIITLEFNEADGSFNELQYISTIPENFTENNQGSAIHISSDGKFVYASNRGHNSIAIFSVQEGGGHLTLVDIVSSEGNWPRDFNFDPTENYLIGSNEQSHNLVLYKRDKNTGKLTVLQKNIQVGHPVCIKFLNK; encoded by the coding sequence ATGAATACAAAATGGACAGGATACATCGGTACATATACAAAAGGAGAAAGTGAAGGCATCTATTCATTTGTCCTTGATACAGAAAAAGAAGAGATTGTAAACGTGAAACTTGTAGCCAAATTAGCCAATCCTACATATGTTGCTGTGACAAAAGATAATCAATTTTTATATGCTGTTGCAAAAGACGGGGAAAGTGGTGGGGTTGTCGGCTACCAAATTAACGAAGAAACACAAGAACTTAAAATGCTAAACAAACAAATATCAGAAGGGTCCGCCCCTTGTTATGTGGCAACAAACAGTGACCAAACGGTACTTGTTGCTGCATATTACCATCGGGGAACCGTTGAATCGTATACACTCGATCACCAAGGACTTCTCAGTGAACGAAAATCAAATATGGCTCATATAGGATCTGGACCAAATAAAGAACGCCAAGAAAAACCACATGCGCATTACATTGATTTTACACCGAATGAACAATTTGTTGCTGCGATTGATTTAGGTGCCGACCAATTAATTACTTATGAGGTCAATGACGGAAAATTAAAGAAAAGACAAGCTTTAACACTTCAAGCAGGTTGTGGACCACGCCATTTAACATTCCACCCGAATGGACGATTTGCTTATTTAATGACCGAGCTAAGTTCAGAAATCATCACTTTGGAATTTAACGAAGCGGACGGAAGTTTTAATGAGTTGCAATACATTTCTACAATTCCAGAAAACTTTACGGAAAATAACCAAGGTAGTGCAATCCATATTTCGTCTGACGGAAAATTCGTATATGCAAGTAATCGCGGCCATAATAGTATCGCTATTTTCAGCGTTCAAGAAGGGGGGGGACACCTAACCTTAGTAGACATTGTTTCGTCTGAAGGGAATTGGCCACGAGACTTTAACTTTGATCCGACAGAAAATTATTTAATTGGTTCAAATGAACAAAGTCATAATCTTGTCTTATATAAACGAGATAAAAACACTGGGAAATTAACTGTACTGCAAAAGAATATACAAGTCGGTCATCCGGTTTGTATAAAGTTCTTAAATAAATAA
- a CDS encoding C45 family autoproteolytic acyltransferase/hydolase, whose translation MRKIHSHVIEFRGTHYDFGFLQGEKIKDSILVKNREKQWKVRKPRFTVPEEEVKKAITNVAPNIWEEILGLQAALKWPMEQVLREFGGYRVQYYKSGCSVVTGDHYLVRNYDYHPKTYDGRFTLFQPSDGGYAIIGPSQRITGRMDGLNEKGLAMGYNFMNRKNPGDGFVCNMIGRLILETCANIDEAVALLEEIPHRHSFSYIVTDRSGVTKIIETSPRKVVVREGYACTNHFKVMLDENRHHLVDSKRRMEIIENEYANLGDARKAFRLLNDTDRGVFSKLYGSWAGTIHTSAYFPTEMKAWFALGGDREPVEIDFAKWLSGENLGMDYIYGEVDTEVPFVHLDDGAWKFRN comes from the coding sequence ATGAGAAAAATTCATAGTCATGTTATTGAATTTCGCGGAACACATTATGATTTTGGTTTTCTACAAGGCGAAAAAATAAAAGACTCTATTCTTGTGAAAAACCGCGAAAAGCAATGGAAAGTGAGAAAACCAAGATTTACGGTGCCAGAAGAAGAAGTAAAAAAAGCAATTACGAATGTTGCACCAAACATTTGGGAAGAAATTCTTGGTTTACAAGCAGCTCTCAAATGGCCAATGGAACAAGTTTTACGTGAGTTCGGTGGGTATCGCGTACAATATTATAAATCAGGCTGTTCGGTCGTCACAGGTGATCATTATTTAGTTCGCAACTATGATTATCACCCAAAAACGTATGATGGACGCTTTACTCTTTTTCAGCCGAGCGATGGTGGTTATGCTATTATTGGTCCAAGTCAAAGAATAACTGGTCGAATGGATGGCCTTAATGAAAAAGGGTTAGCGATGGGATATAATTTTATGAACCGAAAAAATCCTGGTGATGGATTTGTTTGTAATATGATTGGTCGACTCATTTTAGAAACGTGTGCAAATATTGACGAGGCTGTCGCTTTATTAGAAGAAATCCCACATCGTCATTCGTTTAGCTATATTGTTACCGATAGAAGTGGTGTAACAAAAATTATTGAAACCTCACCGAGAAAGGTTGTTGTTCGTGAGGGATATGCGTGCACAAATCATTTTAAAGTAATGCTTGATGAAAACCGCCACCATTTAGTCGATTCGAAACGTCGAATGGAAATTATTGAAAATGAGTATGCAAATTTAGGGGACGCAAGGAAAGCTTTCCGATTGTTGAATGATACGGATAGAGGAGTGTTCTCTAAACTTTATGGGAGTTGGGCGGGCACCATCCATACTTCAGCCTATTTCCCTACAGAAATGAAAGCTTGGTTTGCTCTCGGAGGGGATAGGGAACCGGTAGAAATTGATTTTGCAAAGTGGTTAAGTGGTGAAAATCTCGGAATGGACTATATTTACGGAGAAGTAGACACAGAAGTTCCATTTGTTCATTTAGATGATGGGGCATGGAAGTTTCGTAATTGA
- a CDS encoding siderophore ABC transporter substrate-binding protein, producing MKKYYLSLIILLLTIGLVACGSSNESNGSNGKNTSEPKKETSEELTIKHELGETKVKKNPKKVVVFDFGMLDTLDKLGVEVTGVPQSGTVPPYLSKYADSKYINVGSLKEPDFEKIAEIDPDLIIISGRQAELYEDLSELGPTVYVGLDFTKYMDSYKENVAMIGQIFGKEDVVKEELAKVDDQIAKVKDEVTGLNKNALIILANEGKISAYGAGSRFGLIHDVLGFTPVDPKIEVSTHGQSVSFEYVVEKNPDYLFVIDRTAVVGGNTNAKDLIENDLVKNTKAFKEGHIIYLDPNYWYLSGGGLESVPAMITEVENAIK from the coding sequence ATGAAAAAATATTACCTTTCATTAATTATATTATTATTAACAATTGGACTTGTCGCATGTGGGAGTTCCAATGAATCCAATGGTTCAAACGGGAAAAACACAAGTGAACCAAAGAAAGAAACAAGTGAAGAATTGACAATAAAGCATGAACTAGGTGAAACAAAAGTAAAGAAGAATCCTAAAAAAGTTGTCGTTTTCGACTTCGGTATGCTTGATACGTTAGATAAATTAGGTGTGGAAGTAACAGGTGTTCCTCAATCAGGTACAGTTCCACCTTACTTATCAAAATATGCTGATTCAAAATATATTAATGTTGGAAGCTTAAAAGAACCAGACTTCGAAAAAATTGCAGAAATTGATCCAGATTTAATTATCATTTCTGGCCGCCAAGCTGAATTATATGAAGATTTAAGTGAACTTGGCCCAACGGTATATGTCGGTTTAGATTTTACAAAATATATGGATTCCTATAAAGAAAATGTTGCAATGATAGGGCAAATTTTTGGAAAAGAAGACGTAGTTAAAGAAGAATTAGCAAAAGTCGATGATCAAATTGCGAAAGTGAAAGATGAAGTAACAGGACTTAATAAAAACGCCTTAATCATCTTAGCAAATGAAGGGAAAATTAGTGCGTACGGTGCTGGCTCACGTTTCGGCCTCATTCATGATGTTCTTGGATTTACTCCAGTTGATCCAAAAATTGAAGTAAGTACACATGGACAAAGTGTATCCTTTGAATATGTTGTAGAGAAAAATCCGGATTATTTATTTGTCATTGATCGAACAGCAGTTGTAGGTGGAAATACAAATGCAAAAGATCTTATTGAAAATGACTTAGTAAAAAATACAAAAGCATTTAAAGAAGGTCATATTATCTATTTAGACCCGAATTACTGGTACTTATCAGGTGGAGGACTTGAGTCTGTTCCAGCAATGATTACTGAAGTTGAAAATGCAATTAAATAA
- a CDS encoding iron ABC transporter ATP-binding protein, translating into MVDIKQVTKRYGTKEVIKDVSVNVEKGTITSFIGPNGAGKSTLLSMVSRLILKDEGEIRIDGVDITKKKSRDLAKKISILKQSNNVNLRLTVRELVSFGRFPYSQGKLTKEDWAHVNEAIEYMELQEIEDRYLDELSGGQRQRAYIAMVIAQDTEYILLDEPLNNLDMKHSVQIMKTLRRLVDELGKTVLLVIHDINFASVYSDHIVALKNGRIIKQGKTDEIINREVLREIYDMDMTVKNIQNCRFCFYFS; encoded by the coding sequence ATGGTAGATATTAAACAGGTAACAAAAAGGTATGGAACAAAAGAAGTCATAAAAGATGTTTCGGTCAATGTTGAAAAGGGAACAATTACCTCGTTTATTGGACCGAATGGTGCTGGAAAAAGTACATTGCTTTCTATGGTAAGTCGACTTATTTTAAAAGATGAAGGAGAAATTCGTATAGACGGAGTTGACATTACGAAAAAGAAGAGTCGTGATCTTGCTAAGAAAATCTCAATTTTAAAACAGTCAAATAACGTGAATTTGCGTCTAACTGTACGGGAACTTGTTTCCTTTGGTCGTTTTCCATATTCACAAGGAAAACTAACGAAAGAAGATTGGGCCCATGTCAACGAAGCAATCGAATATATGGAGCTTCAAGAAATCGAGGACCGCTATCTTGATGAACTAAGTGGTGGACAACGACAACGTGCTTACATCGCTATGGTTATTGCTCAAGATACAGAATATATTTTGCTTGATGAACCTTTGAATAACTTAGATATGAAACATTCCGTACAAATTATGAAAACATTAAGAAGACTTGTCGACGAATTAGGCAAGACTGTGCTACTTGTTATTCATGATATAAATTTTGCTTCCGTTTACTCGGATCATATCGTCGCATTGAAAAATGGTCGTATTATAAAACAGGGAAAGACAGACGAAATTATTAATCGGGAAGTTTTACGTGAAATATATGATATGGATATGACTGTGAAAAATATTCAAAATTGCCGGTTCTGTTTTTACTTCTCTTAA